A window of the Pseudoalteromonas sp. A25 genome harbors these coding sequences:
- a CDS encoding cupin domain-containing protein: MSKINLAEKFSKFSEHWTPKIIAESNNQLVKIAKGDGELVWHKHDNEDELFIVFKGQLTLQMKEGDIVLNPGEMYVVPKGVEHCPKAIPDTHFLMVEPASTAHTGSVESELTVATEQQQWI; the protein is encoded by the coding sequence ATGTCAAAAATCAACCTAGCGGAAAAGTTCTCAAAATTTTCAGAGCATTGGACACCAAAAATCATAGCTGAGTCTAATAATCAACTCGTTAAAATAGCCAAAGGAGACGGGGAATTAGTATGGCACAAGCACGATAATGAAGATGAGCTATTCATTGTGTTTAAGGGCCAATTAACGTTACAGATGAAAGAGGGAGATATCGTCTTAAATCCAGGTGAAATGTATGTTGTACCTAAAGGCGTTGAGCATTGCCCAAAGGCAATACCTGATACGCACTTTTTGATGGTTGAACCTGCTTCAACAGCTCACACTGGCAGCGTTGAAAGTGAGTTAACGGTTGCTACCGAACAGCAACAATGGATATAG
- the rlmM gene encoding 23S rRNA (cytidine(2498)-2'-O)-methyltransferase RlmM — MSSVVIYCRSGFENDAAAEINHHAALQGVAGYVKAKPNTGFVTFECFSPDDAQLLIKQVDFKSLVFARQWFSGVLLNDMPIEDRVSEVKAAAADFPLCGDLRVETPDTNEGKELSKFCKKFSTPLAKSLEKQNKLTREHKPLKPVLHVLFLTNNTAYVGFSFSHNNSPFFMGIPRLKMPSDAPSRSTLKLDEAFNVFVPKEEVEKRVQPGMRSVDLGACPGGWTYQLVRRGMFVAAIDNGPMNDMLMESGQVKHYREDGFKYLPEKRNIDWLVCDMVEKPLKVTNLMLDWIVNAFAKELIFNLKLPMKKRFDSVYECLTLVHEELAKYEVDYTLQAKHLYHDREEVTVHIQVKKVPEKLYS, encoded by the coding sequence ATGTCGAGTGTTGTAATTTATTGCCGCAGCGGGTTTGAAAATGATGCCGCTGCTGAGATCAATCATCATGCAGCCTTGCAAGGGGTTGCGGGTTATGTAAAAGCAAAGCCAAACACCGGTTTTGTGACGTTCGAGTGCTTCTCGCCAGATGATGCGCAATTGCTTATCAAGCAGGTTGACTTTAAAAGCCTTGTATTTGCAAGACAGTGGTTTTCTGGGGTTTTACTTAATGACATGCCTATTGAAGACAGGGTGAGCGAAGTAAAAGCCGCTGCAGCTGATTTTCCACTTTGTGGAGATTTACGTGTTGAAACACCAGATACTAACGAGGGCAAAGAGCTGTCTAAGTTTTGTAAAAAGTTTTCAACGCCACTGGCTAAAAGTTTAGAAAAGCAAAACAAGCTAACCCGAGAACACAAGCCGCTTAAACCTGTACTCCACGTGTTATTTTTAACAAATAATACGGCTTATGTGGGGTTTTCATTTAGCCATAACAACTCGCCATTTTTTATGGGGATCCCACGTTTAAAGATGCCATCAGACGCGCCGAGCCGCTCGACGTTGAAACTTGATGAAGCATTTAATGTGTTTGTGCCCAAAGAGGAAGTTGAAAAGCGTGTGCAGCCTGGGATGCGCTCTGTTGATCTGGGTGCTTGTCCTGGTGGTTGGACCTATCAGTTGGTGCGTCGTGGTATGTTTGTAGCCGCGATTGATAATGGTCCGATGAATGATATGTTGATGGAATCTGGACAAGTTAAACACTACCGAGAAGATGGTTTTAAGTATTTACCTGAAAAGCGCAATATAGATTGGCTAGTATGCGATATGGTGGAGAAGCCATTAAAGGTGACCAACTTAATGCTAGATTGGATAGTAAATGCCTTTGCCAAAGAGTTAATTTTTAATCTTAAGTTACCAATGAAAAAGCGCTTTGATAGTGTGTATGAGTGTTTGACTTTGGTCCATGAAGAATTAGCCAAGTATGAAGTGGACTATACGCTTCAAGCTAAGCACTTGTACCATGACCGAGAAGAGGTAACAGTACATATTCAAGTAAAAAAGGTACCAGAAAAACTATACAGCTAG
- a CDS encoding DUF423 domain-containing protein produces MIKLFLLVGSLFCMLSVALGAFAAHGLKQHLDEYALGVFKTASDYQMSHGLALIAVGLLLKWGVKVSISGWLLIAGIVLFSGSLYLLAITGIKWLGAITPIGGVCFIAAWVVLIVKISKHSF; encoded by the coding sequence ATGATTAAGCTGTTTTTATTAGTGGGGAGTTTGTTTTGTATGTTATCGGTGGCACTCGGTGCTTTTGCCGCGCATGGTCTAAAACAGCATCTAGATGAGTATGCTTTGGGTGTTTTTAAAACAGCCAGCGACTATCAAATGAGCCATGGCCTTGCATTAATTGCAGTGGGGTTGTTACTCAAATGGGGTGTTAAGGTTAGTATTTCAGGTTGGTTGTTGATAGCGGGTATTGTGCTGTTTAGTGGTAGTTTGTACTTACTGGCTATCACGGGCATTAAATGGCTTGGAGCAATTACGCCCATTGGTGGCGTTTGCTTTATTGCAGCTTGGGTGGTTTTAATCGTTAAAATTAGTAAGCATTCCTTTTAA
- a CDS encoding alpha/beta fold hydrolase, which translates to MTIQWFKPTKPIAQFIFAHGAGAGCDSDFMQIMAQHLCEQGVAVGLFDFEYMQQAKALDKRRPPDRAPKLLAYFTKILEQAQSDLPLFIGGKSMGGRMASMLAAQSEMPIKGVIAMGYPFHPPGKPDKLRVEHFSQIPCPFLIVQGERDTFGNRIEISQMQFEKAPTMIWLADGDHSLKPRKKSGFSEQQHLLDTAKHAVQFMQEHGHD; encoded by the coding sequence ATGACAATACAATGGTTTAAACCAACAAAACCCATCGCGCAATTTATCTTTGCCCATGGCGCTGGCGCAGGCTGTGACTCTGATTTTATGCAAATTATGGCACAGCATTTATGTGAACAAGGTGTTGCGGTTGGGTTGTTTGATTTTGAGTATATGCAGCAGGCCAAAGCGTTAGATAAACGCCGCCCACCAGATAGAGCACCTAAACTGCTCGCTTATTTTACCAAGATACTTGAACAAGCCCAAAGTGATTTGCCTTTGTTCATTGGTGGTAAATCAATGGGTGGGAGAATGGCTTCGATGCTCGCAGCACAAAGCGAGATGCCAATTAAAGGCGTGATTGCGATGGGATACCCATTTCACCCGCCTGGTAAGCCAGATAAGCTCAGAGTTGAACATTTTAGCCAGATCCCTTGCCCATTTTTAATTGTTCAAGGTGAGCGTGATACTTTTGGCAATCGAATTGAAATTTCGCAAATGCAATTTGAAAAAGCACCGACTATGATTTGGCTTGCTGATGGTGATCACTCCCTTAAACCGCGTAAAAAAAGTGGCTTTAGTGAACAACAGCACTTGTTAGATACAGCAAAGCATGCCGTGCAATTTATGCAGGAGCACGGCCATGATTAA
- a CDS encoding transcriptional regulator GcvA: protein MSRRLPPLNALKAFEAAARHLSFTKAAEELYVTQAAVSHQIKILEEHLGLKLFLRKNRSLLLTEEGQGYFLDIKEIFTSLVDATEKLLARGAKGSLTVSLTPSFAIQWLVPRLSLFNELHPEIDVRIKAQDHDENSLTDDVDVAIYYGRGHWSGVQTHKLHTEYLVPLCSPLLLNGPKPLDQPSDLAQHTLLHDTTRRAWKAWMKTAGVRNVQVNQGPIFSHSSMVLQAAVHGQGVALGNSVLAKPDLDSGRLIIPFNHVLESKNAYYLVLRESQAELGKIVSFRDWMLSLVEQEQL from the coding sequence ATGTCTAGACGACTTCCTCCGTTAAATGCACTTAAAGCCTTTGAAGCAGCAGCAAGGCATCTTAGCTTTACTAAAGCCGCTGAAGAACTTTATGTGACACAGGCTGCAGTAAGTCACCAAATTAAGATCTTAGAAGAACATTTGGGCTTAAAACTTTTTTTACGTAAAAACCGCTCATTGTTGTTGACTGAAGAAGGACAAGGATACTTTTTAGATATTAAAGAGATATTCACTTCATTGGTTGATGCGACAGAAAAACTGTTAGCAAGAGGCGCTAAAGGTTCACTCACAGTGAGCTTAACGCCAAGTTTTGCGATTCAATGGCTGGTTCCTCGGTTAAGCTTGTTTAACGAACTACACCCTGAAATTGATGTGCGTATCAAAGCACAAGATCATGATGAAAATTCGCTAACTGATGATGTTGATGTGGCTATTTACTACGGCCGAGGGCATTGGAGTGGTGTGCAAACTCATAAACTGCATACTGAATACTTAGTGCCTTTATGTAGTCCATTACTACTCAACGGTCCAAAACCGTTAGATCAACCAAGCGACTTAGCACAACATACCCTATTGCATGACACAACACGGCGGGCGTGGAAGGCGTGGATGAAAACCGCTGGAGTACGTAATGTGCAAGTGAACCAAGGGCCTATCTTTAGCCACTCTTCAATGGTGTTACAAGCGGCTGTGCATGGTCAGGGGGTAGCACTGGGAAACAGTGTGTTGGCAAAGCCAGACTTAGACTCAGGGCGCTTAATTATCCCCTTTAATCATGTGCTTGAGAGTAAAAATGCGTATTACTTGGTATTAAGGGAGTCTCAAGCTGAGCTTGGCAAAATTGTATCATTTAGAGATTGGATGCTTAGTCTCGTAGAACAAGAGCAATTGTAA
- the kdsA gene encoding 3-deoxy-8-phosphooctulonate synthase, with the protein MNTQTISLANIEIANDKPFVLFGGMNVLESRDLAMRIAEHYVEVTNKLNIPYVFKASFDKANRSSINSYRGPGMDEGLKIFEEIKSTFNVPLITDVHEPYQAQPVSEVVDIIQLPAFLARQTDLVVAMAKTGAVINVKKPQFLAPHEMRHIIKKLNEAGNEQIILCERGSSFGYNNLVVDMLGMDDMKHMAPVIFDATHALQRPGGRTDSADGRRAQAAELARSGMALGLAGLFIEAHPNPNEAKCDGPCALPLAKLEGYLQQMKAVDELVKSFPALDTSAADL; encoded by the coding sequence ATGAACACACAAACGATTAGCCTAGCTAACATAGAGATCGCAAATGACAAACCGTTTGTCCTATTTGGTGGCATGAATGTGCTTGAGTCTCGTGATTTAGCGATGCGTATTGCTGAACACTATGTTGAAGTGACTAACAAACTTAATATCCCATATGTTTTTAAGGCTTCTTTTGATAAAGCGAATCGCTCCTCTATTAATTCATATCGCGGTCCAGGTATGGATGAAGGTCTTAAGATTTTTGAAGAAATTAAGAGCACTTTTAACGTGCCACTTATCACCGATGTGCATGAACCTTACCAAGCTCAACCAGTGTCAGAAGTTGTAGATATTATTCAGTTGCCTGCATTTTTGGCACGTCAAACCGATTTGGTTGTGGCGATGGCCAAAACGGGCGCTGTGATCAATGTGAAAAAGCCTCAGTTTTTAGCACCGCATGAAATGCGCCATATTATTAAAAAGCTCAATGAAGCTGGAAACGAACAAATCATCCTGTGTGAGCGCGGAAGTAGCTTTGGTTACAATAACTTAGTAGTTGATATGCTAGGTATGGATGATATGAAACACATGGCCCCTGTTATTTTTGATGCCACACATGCGCTACAGCGCCCAGGAGGGCGCACTGATTCAGCAGATGGCCGTCGTGCGCAAGCCGCTGAATTAGCGCGCAGCGGCATGGCTCTTGGATTAGCTGGGTTGTTTATTGAAGCGCATCCAAATCCAAACGAAGCAAAATGTGATGGCCCTTGTGCTTTGCCATTGGCAAAACTAGAAGGGTATTTGCAGCAAATGAAAGCGGTTGATGAACTGGTTAAGAGCTTTCCTGCGCTTGATACCAGCGCGGCTGATCTGTAA
- a CDS encoding DUF819 family protein — MPQESVLITNNAVILGLLALILGFVFYTSNLKQGFWAKFYKYVPALLMCYFLPSLLNTFGIVDGSNNEVYSVAKYFLLPACLVLLTLSIDLKAIMGLGKKAIIMFLTGTIGVVIGGPIALLIVATVMPDLLGVAGPEALWRGMAALAGSWIGGGANMLAMKEIYGAGGEIFTVMVTVDIVVANLWMAGLLLLAARHKEIDAKTGADTSSIDRLIDKVQQFEAQHARKPELHDFMIMLALAFGATGLAHFSADLLVPFFVENYPELKKFSLHSKLFWIIVLVTTIGLGLSFTKARQFEAVGASKIGASFLYVLIATIGLHMDIAKIIEAPKYMIIGAIWMLIHVGLLFLVAKLIKAPVFYVAVGSKANIGGAASAPVVASAFHPALAPVGVLLAVLGYALGTYMAWLCGQLLRIIGS, encoded by the coding sequence ATGCCACAAGAGTCAGTTTTAATTACCAATAATGCAGTTATATTGGGCCTACTTGCGCTCATTTTGGGTTTTGTTTTTTATACCTCTAATCTAAAACAAGGCTTTTGGGCCAAATTCTACAAATATGTACCTGCATTGCTGATGTGCTATTTCTTGCCTTCTTTGCTAAACACCTTTGGTATTGTTGATGGTAGTAACAATGAAGTGTATAGCGTTGCAAAGTACTTTTTGCTGCCAGCATGTTTAGTTCTACTAACCTTGAGTATCGATCTTAAAGCCATTATGGGGTTGGGGAAAAAAGCCATCATTATGTTTTTGACTGGCACCATAGGGGTTGTGATTGGCGGCCCTATTGCACTGCTGATAGTGGCTACTGTGATGCCTGACTTACTAGGCGTAGCGGGCCCAGAGGCGCTCTGGCGAGGTATGGCGGCATTAGCGGGAAGTTGGATTGGCGGTGGTGCGAATATGCTAGCCATGAAGGAGATATATGGTGCTGGCGGTGAAATTTTTACTGTGATGGTTACCGTTGACATTGTGGTGGCTAACTTGTGGATGGCTGGGTTGTTGCTTCTAGCTGCACGTCATAAAGAGATAGACGCTAAAACCGGTGCGGATACAAGTTCAATTGACCGACTTATTGATAAAGTCCAGCAATTTGAAGCTCAGCATGCTCGCAAGCCTGAATTGCATGACTTTATGATAATGCTGGCATTGGCTTTTGGTGCCACTGGGCTTGCGCATTTTTCTGCTGATTTACTGGTACCATTTTTTGTTGAAAACTATCCTGAACTGAAAAAGTTTTCACTGCATAGCAAACTGTTTTGGATTATTGTGTTGGTTACGACCATTGGCCTGGGATTATCTTTTACAAAGGCAAGGCAATTCGAAGCGGTCGGGGCTTCAAAAATCGGGGCAAGCTTTTTATATGTATTAATTGCCACGATAGGCTTGCATATGGATATAGCCAAAATTATTGAAGCACCAAAATATATGATCATTGGGGCCATTTGGATGCTCATTCATGTTGGTTTACTGTTCTTGGTCGCTAAGTTGATCAAAGCACCAGTGTTTTATGTTGCTGTAGGCAGTAAAGCGAATATAGGTGGTGCCGCATCTGCACCGGTTGTGGCCTCCGCATTTCACCCCGCACTTGCACCGGTTGGTGTGTTGTTGGCGGTGCTAGGGTATGCATTAGGCACTTATATGGCGTGGCTCTGTGGACAGTTGCTACGTATTATTGGCAGTTAA
- a CDS encoding tetratricopeptide repeat protein, with the protein MTDIWFEEQGGSADYIPQDPLLRCIEAELHWDAQAKLEDSYCQLAELELQVDQLCNQHSQLHQRLDNLLDAFYTHWLFSGSDQDIPEYLLNSVCYTLKMRSGSPTALAIILSHLLQRGEFNANMALSQGEVMVHVAISNDEGYLIDPNSGQQTWYITPENEQEKPEEPIEMVMGDEAVKLYLAQQKWAFIAVDKFSHALSCVELLMDLIGDDPYERRDRGYLLNQLNCPKMAKADLQYFVDECPDDPTIEIIEHQIAELADHNNILH; encoded by the coding sequence ATGACTGATATCTGGTTCGAAGAACAAGGCGGTAGTGCAGATTACATACCTCAAGACCCTCTGCTTAGGTGTATTGAAGCTGAGCTGCATTGGGATGCGCAAGCTAAATTGGAAGATAGCTATTGTCAATTAGCAGAATTAGAACTTCAGGTGGACCAGCTTTGCAATCAGCACTCACAGCTGCACCAACGACTAGACAATCTTTTAGATGCCTTTTATACCCACTGGCTATTTAGTGGCAGTGATCAGGATATTCCGGAGTACCTGTTAAATAGTGTTTGTTATACGTTAAAAATGCGTTCAGGTTCACCGACCGCATTAGCAATAATTTTAAGTCATCTACTACAACGTGGCGAATTTAATGCAAATATGGCCTTAAGCCAAGGTGAGGTTATGGTTCATGTGGCAATTAGTAATGATGAAGGTTACTTGATTGACCCTAACAGTGGACAGCAAACTTGGTATATCACCCCGGAAAATGAGCAAGAAAAGCCAGAGGAACCCATTGAGATGGTGATGGGGGATGAAGCTGTAAAACTCTATTTGGCACAACAAAAATGGGCTTTTATTGCCGTTGACAAATTTAGCCATGCATTAAGTTGTGTAGAACTACTGATGGACTTAATCGGTGATGATCCTTATGAACGCCGAGATAGGGGATACCTACTTAACCAACTAAATTGCCCTAAAATGGCTAAAGCAGATTTACAGTATTTTGTAGATGAGTGCCCCGATGATCCCACCATAGAGATCATTGAACATCAAATTGCTGAACTTGCCGATCATAACAATATACTCCACTAA
- a CDS encoding SirB2 family protein, which produces MDYIALKHTHVLFAVLSIILFYTRSVSRLASGKIAANKGVFIASHGIDTLLLVSAISLLIMGSINPLGQPWLLEKILLVLAYIALGVISAKAKTRSLQLSALIFATLSLLGIGYLAGSKSALIM; this is translated from the coding sequence ATGGATTATATTGCACTTAAGCACACCCATGTATTATTTGCCGTTTTGAGTATTATATTGTTTTATACTCGCTCGGTTTCTCGTTTAGCGTCAGGAAAAATTGCCGCTAATAAGGGCGTATTCATTGCCAGTCATGGTATCGACACGCTGTTACTTGTGTCTGCGATTAGTTTGCTTATTATGGGGAGCATTAACCCCCTAGGGCAGCCATGGTTATTAGAAAAAATACTACTGGTGTTGGCATATATTGCTCTGGGAGTGATTAGTGCTAAGGCTAAAACGCGTTCACTTCAACTGTCAGCTTTGATATTCGCAACGCTTTCTTTGCTCGGTATCGGCTATTTAGCAGGCTCTAAATCGGCGCTTATTATGTAA
- a CDS encoding response regulator codes for MDDFLFSDEPNEVIEPENSGKWKVIIVDDEPEVHAVTKLALSDFEFQKKRLEFLSAYSGEEARKVIIDHPDAAIVLLDVVMETDDAGLQVAKFIREEAKNSHIRIILRTGQPGQAPERQVIVNYDINDYKSKTELTAQKLFTVVMSSLRSYRDILAIEQSRQGLEKIICASRDIFATHSIEHFIQGVMQQLTSLLGTVDEAMYATSLVASNQSSKSSGQLVVFTGRGEFERCEGKPINEVLTPEQLDACNQALSDKGIVYKDNYLFAYCSSEYNHSSMLFVSGIPEYLTDTQKHLIKIFSQNVQLAYENVQLQAEIESTQQELVYRLSEALEQRSTETGNHVKRVAYMCELFATHCKLSHHDVELLRMASPLHDVGKVGIPDAILNKPGKLDDKEWDVMKSHTLKGYKILQDSRREIVNAGAIIAKEHHEKWDGSGYPDGKKGEEIHIFGRIVALADVYDALRHKRCYKAPWTQEQALEEINKQKGKHFDPKLVDILNEYIDDIEGILVRYPDKQ; via the coding sequence ATGGATGATTTTTTGTTTTCTGATGAACCTAACGAAGTCATAGAGCCGGAAAACAGTGGTAAGTGGAAGGTCATTATTGTTGATGATGAACCTGAAGTACACGCTGTCACCAAGCTCGCGCTCAGTGATTTTGAATTTCAAAAAAAGCGATTAGAGTTTTTAAGTGCATACTCTGGAGAGGAAGCTCGCAAAGTTATAATCGACCACCCTGATGCTGCAATTGTGTTACTTGACGTGGTTATGGAAACAGATGATGCAGGTTTACAAGTTGCGAAGTTTATTCGCGAAGAGGCAAAAAATAGCCATATACGCATAATTTTACGAACCGGTCAGCCCGGCCAAGCGCCAGAGCGTCAAGTTATTGTTAACTATGATATTAATGACTACAAATCAAAAACAGAATTGACGGCTCAAAAATTATTCACTGTGGTTATGTCGAGCCTGCGTTCTTACAGAGATATATTAGCGATTGAACAATCTCGTCAGGGCTTAGAAAAAATCATTTGTGCCTCTAGAGATATTTTTGCCACGCACTCCATAGAGCATTTTATACAAGGGGTTATGCAACAATTAACCTCCCTACTCGGTACGGTTGACGAGGCGATGTATGCGACGTCTTTAGTGGCGAGTAATCAAAGCAGCAAGTCCAGCGGTCAGCTCGTTGTTTTTACGGGAAGAGGTGAGTTTGAACGCTGCGAAGGTAAGCCCATTAATGAAGTTTTGACCCCCGAGCAGTTAGATGCGTGTAACCAAGCATTGAGTGATAAAGGCATAGTTTATAAAGATAATTACTTGTTCGCCTATTGTTCGAGTGAATACAACCATAGCTCAATGTTGTTTGTTTCTGGTATTCCGGAGTATTTAACAGACACGCAAAAACACCTGATAAAAATATTCTCTCAAAATGTGCAACTTGCTTATGAAAATGTTCAATTACAAGCAGAAATTGAAAGCACACAGCAAGAGTTAGTATATCGTTTGAGCGAAGCACTTGAACAACGCTCCACTGAAACAGGCAATCATGTAAAGCGGGTTGCGTATATGTGTGAGCTGTTTGCTACACACTGTAAGCTGAGTCATCATGATGTCGAGCTTCTGAGAATGGCATCACCACTTCATGATGTAGGTAAGGTGGGTATACCTGATGCCATTTTAAATAAACCTGGCAAGTTAGATGATAAAGAGTGGGATGTGATGAAGTCTCACACTTTAAAGGGCTATAAGATTTTGCAAGACTCAAGGCGCGAAATTGTTAATGCTGGTGCGATTATCGCCAAAGAACATCATGAAAAGTGGGATGGTTCGGGGTACCCGGATGGCAAAAAAGGCGAAGAAATTCATATATTTGGTCGTATTGTGGCATTAGCTGATGTGTATGATGCGCTCAGACACAAGCGCTGTTACAAGGCTCCTTGGACACAAGAGCAAGCATTAGAAGAAATCAATAAACAAAAAGGTAAACACTTTGATCCCAAACTTGTAGATATACTTAATGAATACATTGATGATATCGAAGGCATTTTGGTTCGTTACCCAGATAAACAATAA
- the prmC gene encoding peptide chain release factor N(5)-glutamine methyltransferase has translation MTTQTVAQAVAWASQLLKDTSDSAKLDSEVLLLHVIDKPKSYLFAWPDGELTDTQQTQFSELVARRQTGEPIAHIIGEREFWSLPLEVNPSTLIPRPDTETLVEYALNLALPEHAKVLDLGTGTGAIALALASEKPHWQVTALDYSAEAVALAKRNQQKLGFENVHIEQSDWYQAIDNSKFDLIVSNPPYIEYDDHHLSQGDVRFEPLSALVADDEGMADIKVIIAQGTQHLNPGGYLLIEHGYRQATKLQQYFAQMAYINILTIKDMAGCDRVTLAQWLGESR, from the coding sequence GTGACCACACAAACTGTTGCCCAAGCAGTCGCTTGGGCTTCTCAGCTCCTAAAAGACACCTCAGATAGCGCAAAACTGGATAGTGAGGTTTTGCTTCTACATGTTATTGATAAACCAAAAAGCTACTTATTTGCTTGGCCTGATGGCGAGCTTACTGACACGCAGCAGACGCAATTTAGTGAACTAGTTGCAAGGCGGCAAACAGGTGAGCCTATTGCGCACATTATAGGAGAACGAGAGTTTTGGAGTTTGCCTTTAGAGGTCAACCCCAGCACGCTTATTCCGCGTCCAGACACCGAAACATTGGTTGAATATGCACTAAATTTGGCTCTACCTGAACACGCAAAAGTACTCGACCTTGGCACTGGCACAGGCGCGATAGCGCTAGCATTAGCATCAGAAAAGCCGCATTGGCAGGTAACCGCATTGGACTATTCTGCAGAGGCAGTCGCGCTTGCGAAACGAAATCAACAAAAGCTTGGTTTTGAAAATGTTCACATTGAACAAAGCGACTGGTATCAAGCAATTGATAACAGTAAATTTGATCTTATTGTGAGCAACCCACCGTATATAGAGTATGACGATCATCATCTGTCACAAGGAGACGTCAGGTTTGAGCCGCTAAGTGCATTAGTTGCTGATGATGAGGGAATGGCAGATATTAAAGTGATCATTGCTCAAGGCACGCAGCACCTCAACCCGGGGGGCTATTTGCTCATTGAACATGGTTATAGACAAGCTACTAAATTGCAGCAGTATTTTGCACAAATGGCGTATATCAATATACTTACAATTAAAGATATGGCAGGCTGTGATCGTGTCACTCTAGCGCAATGGCTAGGGGAGTCCCGATAA
- the prfA gene encoding peptide chain release factor 1, whose product MKESVYRKLETLAERYEEVQAMLSDPEVIGDQNRFRTLSKEYSELEDVVKAFAAYQQAQEDVATSEEMLKDSDPDMREMAQEEYKEAKAAIAQLEDDLQVLMLPKDPKDDNNVFLEVRAGTGGDEAAIFAGDLFRMYSRYAETQKWKVEVVSANEGEHGGYKEIIANISGDGVYGKLKFESGAHRVQRVPETESQGRVHTSACTVAVMAEIPEAEAIQINAADLKIDTFRASGAGGQHVNKTDSAIRITHLPTGVVVECQDERSQHKNRAKALSVLGARLQQAEDEKRQAAEASERRNLVGSGDRSERIRTYNYPQGRITDHRINLTLYRLNEVVAGDLGAIIDPLLLEHQADLLAAMGDE is encoded by the coding sequence ATGAAAGAGTCTGTATATCGTAAGTTAGAGACCTTAGCTGAGCGCTATGAAGAAGTGCAAGCGATGCTAAGTGACCCAGAAGTTATAGGGGATCAAAATCGCTTTCGTACTTTGTCAAAAGAGTATTCGGAACTTGAGGATGTTGTAAAAGCGTTCGCAGCCTATCAGCAAGCGCAAGAAGATGTAGCAACATCTGAAGAGATGCTAAAAGACTCCGATCCAGATATGCGTGAAATGGCCCAAGAAGAATATAAAGAAGCGAAAGCCGCCATTGCGCAGTTAGAAGATGACTTGCAAGTACTCATGTTGCCTAAAGATCCCAAGGATGACAACAATGTATTCCTTGAAGTACGTGCAGGTACAGGTGGTGACGAAGCTGCAATTTTTGCGGGTGATTTATTCCGTATGTATAGCCGTTATGCCGAGACACAAAAGTGGAAAGTGGAAGTGGTGAGTGCCAATGAAGGTGAACATGGCGGTTACAAAGAGATCATAGCTAATATCAGTGGTGATGGCGTTTATGGTAAGTTGAAGTTTGAGTCAGGCGCACACCGTGTACAGCGTGTCCCAGAGACGGAATCGCAAGGCCGTGTTCATACTTCAGCATGTACCGTAGCTGTAATGGCTGAGATCCCAGAAGCGGAAGCTATTCAGATTAATGCTGCTGATTTAAAAATAGATACTTTTAGAGCTTCAGGTGCCGGTGGTCAGCACGTAAACAAAACAGATTCAGCAATTCGTATTACTCACTTACCAACGGGTGTTGTTGTGGAGTGTCAAGATGAGCGTTCGCAGCACAAAAACCGCGCTAAAGCACTGTCGGTCCTTGGTGCTCGGTTACAACAGGCGGAAGATGAAAAGCGTCAAGCTGCTGAGGCGTCTGAGCGTCGTAACTTGGTAGGTAGTGGCGACCGTTCGGAGCGTATCCGTACTTATAACTATCCGCAAGGTCGTATTACCGACCACCGCATAAACTTAACTTTATACCGACTAAACGAAGTCGTAGCGGGTGATTTAGGGGCTATCATCGACCCACTTCTACTTGAACACCAAGCAGACTTACTTGCAGCGATGGGTGACGAATAA